Within the Cydia pomonella isolate Wapato2018A chromosome 3, ilCydPomo1, whole genome shotgun sequence genome, the region GGCCAACTTGTGCCTGTCCAGCGCCACGCCAAATTGAAATGGTTGgaaatgattaattaaaattttgaaaccTCAGTTTTTTGGCTGACATTTTGAGATCCCTAGGACTCGAGGGGTTAAGCTCAAAAATCTTCCATCTGACGTCAGTTATTTTTTGATCAGATGCGAGTCTTGCGAGAAGTCGTTCAGCCGACTCGCGCGCCTGGTGACGCACACGGAGGCGTTCCACGCGCGCGGCGACGGCAGCAGCAAGCCGCTCGGCTGCCAGCACTGCCCGCAGCAGTTCGCCAGCGAGTTCCGCTTCCGGGAGCACCAGCGACAGGAGCACAACATCTGCGTCATCATGTGCAGCCAGCCTGGCTGCGGGGAGATGTGAGTCATTTTTACCAGTTAGCAATATCATCATCAATTATATAGCACACGCGATTTCgtacaaaatttatgaaaaaggAGAAACGTCTGGAAATCAGGGCTGTTTCACATCTAATGTGCTGGGACCGCTGGGAATTGAAGGTTCAGAGAACTAATATAGCTTTCATTTCCACAGCACAGTGTTATAGCACATCGAAATCAAGGGATTATTAACACAAAAAATCAGTTATTATTTCTGCTAGAAGCTTTAGTTCATGTTccaatatattaattataaaaaaatcatgcaaACAAATCTTCCACCGCATATTATCATGTCCGATCACCTAACGATACAGTGCAACaacatataatgtatattcgGTGCCAGCTTCGAAACGCCGAAAGAGCTGGTCCTGCACCAGAAGCAGCACAGCCTGTGCAGCGAGCGCTGGTGCCGGCTGTGCGGGCTGCAGTTCTCGTCGCGCGGCACGGCCCAGCGCCACCTCGACGTGCACCGCAAGAAGACCTTCTCCTGCCCCGTGTGCGCGCGCAAGTACGGCGAGAAGTACCTCCTCATGAAGCACGTGCCCCAGCACTTCGAGACCGTCATCCACATGTGCAAGGTACGCTTGACAAGTAAGGATACTCTATAGTcggtatctttaggtatttaaaaaaaggtaaacaaacaatttgtacattttcgggtagttttaatatttattgattaaccaaccaaatacaaaacagcctggatctgtcactgaacgacctgactttaaacctacattatttgatcatgtaatgttttcatctaccctcaactgccttaaggagccatttgagggtagattttgtttaccttttttaaatacctaaagatacagactatagtgcCCCTAGGATTAAAGTTACTACGGCACCACCACTCCAGTCAACGCCCGGTGAGAACTGTCTCCCCTCACCTGCGTTAGGTGTGACGTATGCGCCAGAGATAAGACATAGCGACACTACAGATACCTTACAGCTGTTTGGATGCGGATGTCAGAATCTTATCGGTGTGTTGGGGGATTTCTAGGAGATACTTAACTGAACTTCTGCACTTTttgatttctattttattttattgtattttatttagaaacaattatcacttttaACATTACCAACATATTTAGAACACTTTCAATTTCACTGTTATGTGATCTGGGttctggcagaatatcagtgctttgctcgaaagagtgaagcGTATAGCTGAGTCGGCAcccttttgtttttgttacaatGCAGTGTACTGCAATTAATCCAAttttataattcaatatttttgcaaacttgcaatgaaatgttgacatgacttacttcatattggtccggaaatactacatatcaggtgcgatgagtgaataTGATATGTATAGTagattattgcagaggccgggaaatggcaattcgtggatgaatttcgattttcgacaCAGAAgtcgaatccacgaattgctgttcctgctaaggcatatatagtgcttttctccaaacacgcaaggtaaaataatcataatttaaacatgaaccagcactcaaatcgaaccttcacaccaagaacgtcaaaaacaatttccctctttaattattttttaaagttaaaggcacaactattctgccattcagtaccattcagtATTCGTTCATTcgatataattgtgcaatataagctgtatttgcacgcatccATAtcagatccttaaaaaaatataaaagttatatagtctttgattttattaagcagtattcgcacgatcattacacgtcggtcttacacgactctatcctatagcttgaaatgatgctgatcTGGTCGTGTAGCCGCGgcccgcagctatattaattggctgtatgcggttttcttagtggatacatgtttttttaaagtaaaaacaatacagtaataactttcccgtccgctaaaacacgacaataatggtttgaaatttttttaatttgagtttgaccataacgaagaacttcccgtactatttttgctacaataaggtgaacatttccgagcttATTGGAGtaaaaggaatttcatacaacctTACACGTGTCTAGGCCTCTAAAGCAACCTTCTTATATGAATATGTCATATTAACATATAGGGATTAGAATAAGTAgattattagtacattactatagaggacgggaaacgaagggttgcaggccaagtagatatagacggccgagcgtagcgaggtcggtagggatacgcggccggcaaccccatttctcgccgagatttgtatagtgcttttctcaaacttgcaatgaaaaaaaaagtagtcaaatctactactactatttgatggttgaatcaagacgttgtgtcacaatttgacgtttaaaaacaaaataatagaatagaagcgtttatttgcaagaatacgtAGGCACGAGGTGTTACATTAAATACAATTCAGCCGAAACAGCATGCAAatgttaaaatgtaatttttctctTAGTTGTGTATTTTCGTTTTTCGGTTTGTTACTGGTGAATTGTCTGTGTGTAACAACCGAATAAACTTTAATCTATCTATCAAGGTGTGCGGCAAACTCTACAACGCCAAGAACCGCCTCATCGAACACTCCAAAACGCACGCCAACGTTAAGAACTACAATTGCTCCTTCTGCGCCAAAGGCTTCACCTCCATATACAAGCTTAAACAGCACCAAAATATGCACACCAACATCCGGCCCTACCGGTGCACCGTCTGCACGAAAGACTTCAACAACTACTCCAACTGGTACAAGCACTTGCGGAAGATACACAAGATCGATCCGAAGACTGTGAAGAAACCTGAATTCAGGATGGAGAAAGAAAATGTATTCGCTAAAAAGAATAGTGTTCAGAATGATTTGATGGATATCGATACGTTGAGTGTTAACATAGATATGCGGGAGTTGGAAAGGGACGGGTTGATGGGTGCGAGCGAGGAGAGCTACCTGTTCATGGAGCCGGTGGAGCTGGACAGCATCAGCCCGTCCATCGCGCCGGGCAGCGTGGCCGAGTTCGCGGTGCTGCCGCCCGCCGCCAGCTTCGTCGCAGGTAACTATCACAACTAACCCCCTTTTTTACTAAAGGACTACGGGTCAAAACTGTCCCAAAACCAACAGATTTGAGTATTAGGTCCTTTCTATGtccttcatttcgttctatgggtacggagcggaattccattgcaggactgagatatttgtaatttagttaaaatgtcatcacccttattacctaggcaatagagtccaccgCTGGGCGAGCGCGGCGAATGGTTTACCGCCTCGCAGTGGTTCGCGGacatctaccctgcagtaattaatttacttacttggactctagtgccttcatgcaggtgtactgaaggataAAGGCCttttttgttcccgcgggagttaatggattgtgataaaaaaatactataaattcctagggagttataactttctttaaaattatatcactaattcatacaaaccaattagcgtaaatgagttttacttttaaaatatgtttgtttatgtttaaaaatatttaatttaattaatttaaaagccgtttaaaatatttttatataattttcaattgtggctgaataggtctgccttcgatgcctaacttttcaacaaatgacaatatggcggatgaatgtttgatatgtcaccgtatttaagaattatttcgtttaaaatttagttttttcttcgcaagtgtgatgaaaaacattgtgcgtGATATttcaaactcgggtctttaacgggaattaccaccctcgcttccaaaatgtcacttatccccctcgttgcacaatgtactactGTGCCCCCAGAGGCCCCGCCCCCCGCCCCCGCGCCGGCCATGCCCCGCGAGTACGGCCCCGACTTCACCGTGACGGACAGCGCCGGCCTGCTGCACCTCGACGACCACATGCTGCCGCACATCGACCCCCTGCTGCCGCACCTCGACCCCCAGCTCACCGGCGACCCCTACGGGCCTCGAGATAAGTGGGAACCCCTCAT harbors:
- the LOC133515757 gene encoding zinc finger protein 260-like, whose product is MAPETEPGPQALKLTTIDLVGGILCSICRLTFKNKKEYDLHYFKHNLDKVEIVYTCVICLKDIAGYPSFRGHCYTSHVIKERFKCEYCNKLFSKSGALKDHIASLHKFECSCCKREFPTKKELQLHKIIHMNDKPPFNCQTCNEEVDCIDACEQHIDQHSVSLYSCPICSEKIDSKAAGVDHLAIHFGNVLNSNDSDSDSEHDNDKPEDSSIDLLGGILCSLCGEIHKNRSEIDLHFSQEHPEMSVLYGCNICGKDFEKYTQFGQHCYEHISKNRYKCESCEKSFSRLARLVTHTEAFHARGDGSSKPLGCQHCPQQFASEFRFREHQRQEHNICVIMCSQPGCGEIFETPKELVLHQKQHSLCSERWCRLCGLQFSSRGTAQRHLDVHRKKTFSCPVCARKYGEKYLLMKHVPQHFETVIHMCKVCGKLYNAKNRLIEHSKTHANVKNYNCSFCAKGFTSIYKLKQHQNMHTNIRPYRCTVCTKDFNNYSNWYKHLRKIHKIDPKTVKKPEFRMEKENVFAKKNSVQNDLMDIDTLSVNIDMRELERDGLMGASEESYLFMEPVELDSISPSIAPGSVAEFAVLPPAASFVAEAPPPAPAPAMPREYGPDFTVTDSAGLLHLDDHMLPHIDPLLPHLDPQLTGDPYGPRDKWEPLIITKYQGRASFSVPIDINASRRAIMNTDIF